Proteins encoded together in one Carya illinoinensis cultivar Pawnee chromosome 3, C.illinoinensisPawnee_v1, whole genome shotgun sequence window:
- the LOC122304646 gene encoding uncharacterized protein LOC122304646 — translation MRKNKFLNPDPYLAEACATLHAILLGSNIGLRNIILEGDALNVVNAINGVGEHWGQAGIVIADIQEILNCFNAWSVAFSHRSTNQVAHVLARNALNIEGELIELEEIPSCIISVLQNPF, via the coding sequence ATGAGAAAGAACAAGTTCCTTAATCCAGACCCTTACCTAGCTGAGGCATGCGCGACTCTCCATGCAATATTGCTGGGATCTAACATTGGCTTGCGAAATATTATCCTTGAGGGGGATGCTCTAAACGTGGTTAATGCCATCAACGGAGTAGGAGAACACTGGGGACAAGCCGGTATAGTAATTGCTGATATACAGGAAATTCTCAACTGTTTTAATGCCTGGTCTGTGGCTTTCTCTCACAGATCGACGAATCAGGTGGCACATGTTTTAGCAAGAAATGCCCTCAACATTGAGGGGGAACTTATTGAACTAGAAGAAATTCCGAGTTGTATTATTTCAGTGTTGCAAAATCCTTTTTGA
- the LOC122305561 gene encoding transcription factor MYB15-like, giving the protein MVKSPYYDENGLKKGAWSPEEDDKLKVYVQRYGHWNWRELPKFAGLSRCGKSCRLRWMNYLQPDVKRGNYTKEEDEVILKLHEELGNKWSIIASKLPGRTDNEIKNHWHTHLKKRSKQNLRKAEVKDLLLGEASHCEKSQNTDHSESESVPGDYAPSHHILESSVLSQETACSSDFTSSSSPHDQLSSGVNWAVDQDSLGMSETFDQFSGDFWTEPFVADNTFVPNYRLSPLFDADFISPYDSYDLGF; this is encoded by the exons atggtgaaatcccCCTATTATGAcgaaaatggactgaagaaaggTGCGTGGAGTCCTGAAGAAGATGACAAGTTAAAGGTCTATGTTCAGAGATATGGCCATTGGAACTGGCGTGAGCTTCCCAAGTTCGCTG GTCTATCAAGGTGCGGGAAGAGTTGCAGACTACGTTGGATGAACTACCTCCAGCCAGATGTAAAACGGGGAAACTACACCAAAGAGGAAGACGAAGTCATCCTCAAATTACATGAAGAACTTGGGAATAA ATGGTCTATTATCGCCTCTAAATTACCAGGAAGAACAGATAATGAAATAAAGAACCATTGGCACACCCACCTAAAGAAGCGTTCAAAGCAAAACCTGAGGAAGGCCGAGGTGAAAGACCTTCTTCTCGGTGAGGCTTCCCACTGCGAGAAAAGCCAAAATACAGATCACTCAGAATCTGAAAGTGTTCCTGGTGATTATGCTCCCTCTCACCATATTTTAGAGAGCTCTGTATTGTCCCAGGAAACAGCATGTTCAAGTGATTTCACCTCCTCGAGCTCTCCTCACGATCAACTTTCATCTGGCGTAAATTGGGCTGTAGATCAGGACAGCCTTGGGATGTCAGAAACATTTGATCAATTTAGTGGAGATTTCTGGACTGAACCATTCGTAGCAGACAATACATTCGTACCAAATTACCGTCTATCACCCCTGTTTGATGCGGATTTCATATCACCATATGATTCGTATGATTTGGGATTTTAA